In Rutidosis leptorrhynchoides isolate AG116_Rl617_1_P2 chromosome 2, CSIRO_AGI_Rlap_v1, whole genome shotgun sequence, one genomic interval encodes:
- the LOC139887875 gene encoding uncharacterized protein, translated as MDDSMDDSWTIRTSETDQKAIDQLYDVYPDLFTIVLHHGGYFRMGSEVVYTEGKIDYIDCFDIEKFCLGQLDSVMQELGYDPTRSVVYRFLKPNTNMDTGLNLLNDNEHRDYLLSCLEDGDVIYRQIDVYAEHEDMKGKRLWSEQINNDNLVVGGVHSDGSLVEGDNSEGSDSEDSDYIVDDENEILDVHVEMKDFNFNIDKNVEFMGNGCNSFEDDEVNIEGTELEVLNNDGFESYDSQSDEEGVRKKRIRNHKKEVEGSVQVGKTIFYLGQKFESKSEVRQAVRMHAIETRRKLVIVKNDKRRIRVKCEGLCINSKGGEIVSQSDLSKKTKCDVGPSKLRVKGGVVGKSKEKVTSQIKKAGESCSGKTNKWAKRELHIVCEWVLLVSKEKDSEEWEVRTYRHQHECQPARILKFCTYQFLSNRLVPQIQKNPKIPIKAVRSYLETETELIISEHKAYRAVRKATKMIQGDYKSQYAELRDYVCELKRGNVDTTVKFEVEPGTLKSETRVFKRIYICLGPLKKGFKAIGRDLLGLDGAFMKQPATGCILSAKEVWHMWYLWTQ; from the exons ATGGATGATTCAATGGATGATTCATGGACTATTCGTACATCAGAAACTGATCAAAAGGCTATCGACCAATTATACG ATGTATACCCTGATTTGTTCACGATTGTGTTACATCATGGTGGATATTTTAGAATGGGTAGTGAAGTTGTGTACACAGAAGGTAAAATTGATTACATTGATTGTTTTGACATTGAAAAGTTTTGTTTAGGACAACTGGATTCAGTCATGCAAGAATTAGGTTATGATCCCACCAGGTCTGTGGTATATCGTTTTCTTAAACCCAATACAAACATGGATACTGGGTTAAATCTTTTAAATGATAATGAACATAGGGACTATTTGCTTAGTTGTCTAGAAGATGGTGATGTGATTTATAGGCAAATTGATGTGTATGCTGAACATGAGGATATGAAAGGGAAGAGGTTATGGTCAGaacaaattaataatgataacttaGTAGTTGGTGGTGTTCACAGTGATGGGAGCTTAGTAGAGGGTGATAACAGTGAAGGTAGTGACTCTGAGGATAGTGATTACATTGTTGATGATGAAAATGAGATTTTGGATGTTCATGTAGAGATGAAAGATTTTAATTTTAACATTGATAAGAATGTAGAGTTTATGGGAAATGGCTGTAACTCATTTGAAGATGATGAGGTCAATATTGAGGGTACAGAATTGGAAGTGTTGAACAATGATGGTTTTGAAAGCTATGATTCTCAAAGTGATGAAGAAGGGGTAAGGAAGAAGAGAATTCGTAATCATAAAAAGGAGGTTGAAGGTAGTGTTCAAGTGGGAAAAACTATCTTCTATCTTGGACAAAAGTTTGAAAGTAAATCAGAGGTTAGGCAAGCTGTGAGAATGCATGCTATTGAAACTAGGAGAAAGCTAGTTATTGTTAAGAATGACAAAAGAAGAATTAGGGTTAAATGTGAAGGGTTGTGTATAAATTCAAAAGGTGGTGAGATAGTTAGTCAAAGTGATTTGTCAAAGAAGACAAAATGTGATGTGGGGCCCAGTAAATTAAGAGTTAAAGGTGGTGTAGTTGGGAAGAGTAAAGAGAAAGTGACTAGTCAAATTAAAAAAGCAGGGGAATCTTGTAGTGGGAAGACTAACAAATGGGCAAAAAGGGAATTACACATTGTTTGTGAGTGGGTGTTGTTGGTATCCAAAGAAAAAGATAGTGAAGAATGGGAGGTTAGAACCTACAGACACCAACATGAATGTCAACCTGCAAGAATACTAAAATTCTGCACTTACCAATTTTTATCAAATCGGTTGGTACCTCAAATTCAAAAGAATCCAAAGATACCAATTAAAGCTGTCAGATCATATTTGGAAACAGAAACTGAATTAATCATCAGTGAGCATAAAGCATATCGTGCTGTGAGAAAGGCAACAAAGATGATTCAAGGGGATTATAAATCTCAGTATGCTGAGCTCAGAGATTATGTTTGTGAATTAAAGAGAGGTAATGTTGATACTACTGTTAAGTTTGAGGTTGAGCCAGGAACCCTAAAGTCTGAAACTAGGGTTTTCAAGAGAATTTACATTTGTTTGGGACCATTGAAGAAGGGTTTTAAAGCAATAGGTAGAGATCTACTTGGGTTGGATGGTGCTTTTATGAAACAACCTGCAACTGGTTGTATTTTGAGTGCTAAAGAAGTGTGGCACATGTGGTACTTATGGACACAATAA